A single region of the Kocuria rosea genome encodes:
- a CDS encoding DUF6457 domain-containing protein has translation MPKDLSPSEHEILERWVEAVRAALDVPDAGLPLDAVLGLTGRIAHGTVRPAVPPTAYLLGYHVGRAAAAGEDEHRVLDRALQTVDGLVPAARRTPEEN, from the coding sequence ATGCCCAAGGACCTGAGCCCGTCCGAGCACGAGATCCTGGAACGGTGGGTCGAGGCCGTGCGGGCGGCCCTGGACGTGCCCGACGCCGGCCTCCCCCTGGACGCCGTGCTGGGACTCACCGGCAGGATCGCCCACGGCACCGTGCGCCCCGCCGTCCCGCCCACCGCCTACCTGCTCGGCTACCACGTGGGCCGCGCCGCGGCCGCGGGCGAGGACGAGCACCGCGTCCTGGACCGCGCGCTGCAGACCGTCGACGGTCTCGTCCCCGCCGCCCGCCGAACCCCCGAGGAGAACTGA
- a CDS encoding MoaD/ThiS family protein, whose amino-acid sequence MLIRYFAAARAAAGTDAETLEVPDDRPCTRRDVENLLARAHPEPPPGQPPLAQVLARSSFLLDGVACPDPDTPVPSGAVLDVLPPFSGG is encoded by the coding sequence ATGCTGATCCGCTACTTCGCCGCCGCCCGCGCTGCGGCCGGCACCGACGCCGAGACCCTGGAGGTCCCCGACGACCGGCCCTGCACGCGCCGGGACGTGGAGAACCTGCTGGCCCGGGCCCACCCCGAGCCGCCACCGGGACAGCCTCCGCTGGCGCAGGTGCTGGCCCGGTCCAGCTTCCTGCTCGACGGCGTGGCCTGCCCTGATCCCGACACCCCGGTCCCGTCCGGGGCGGTGCTCGACGTCCTGCCGCCCTTCTCCGGCGGATGA
- the mobA gene encoding molybdenum cofactor guanylyltransferase has protein sequence MSAPGPAPVFHAVVLAGGRSARLGGRPKAGLRRAGRTLLELTLDAVREAAGVVVVGPADPAVPAHVLRTREDPPFSGPAAGIAAGLRALDALPAAQWTLTLACDMPGVSRAVPLLLEAARTGDGAAGYVSVPPDGHRQPLAALYRSDVLRRAFAGQDAADRSVFSFVRELPLRDVTVPEDATADVDTWDDVHRHHLT, from the coding sequence GTGAGCGCCCCGGGACCGGCCCCGGTCTTCCACGCCGTGGTCCTGGCGGGCGGCCGCTCCGCCCGCCTGGGCGGCCGGCCCAAGGCCGGTCTGCGGCGAGCCGGGCGCACCCTGCTGGAGCTCACGCTGGACGCGGTCCGGGAGGCGGCGGGCGTCGTCGTCGTCGGCCCGGCGGACCCGGCCGTCCCCGCGCACGTGCTGCGCACCCGGGAGGACCCGCCGTTCTCCGGCCCGGCCGCGGGCATCGCCGCCGGGCTGCGCGCCCTCGACGCCCTGCCCGCCGCACAGTGGACCCTGACCCTGGCGTGCGACATGCCCGGGGTGTCACGGGCCGTGCCCCTCCTGTTGGAGGCGGCCCGGACCGGTGACGGCGCCGCCGGCTACGTGTCGGTCCCGCCCGACGGCCACCGCCAGCCCCTCGCCGCCCTCTACCGCAGCGACGTGCTGCGCCGGGCCTTCGCGGGGCAGGACGCCGCGGACCGGTCCGTGTTCTCGTTCGTGCGCGAGCTCCCGCTCCGGGACGTCACCGTGCCCGAGGACGCCACCGCGGACGTCGATACGTGGGACGATGTGCACAGGCACCACCTGACCTGA